The following proteins come from a genomic window of Nicotiana tomentosiformis chromosome 12, ASM39032v3, whole genome shotgun sequence:
- the LOC138903387 gene encoding F-box protein PP2-B10-like yields the protein MTKHESENQGEILLYVSPPTFFLRKTLVYLAVPLIHSEKDFGFVIRSSSLLDHSSKKELYFSLCNSPILLDGGKLNFLLDKKTGKKCFMVAARELEFFNGERLNTVVLGALRFPESRFSEVSHFPFFRRLNIRGKIASKILSKRTTYVVYLVYKVQDAFDGFGSVNSVVRFVNCESDNEAEEQQKVGRISGFNAQRRVDGWTEIKMGNFFNDSGEDRDVEVCLFMLKIYLVSSIAWFHSDILTIRFNISLKR from the exons ATGACTAAGCATGAAAGTGAAAACCAAGGGGAAATTCTGCTTTATGTATCACCCCCTACTTTT TTTTTAAGAAAGACTTTGGTTTACTTAGCTGTCCCGTTAATACATTCTGAGAAAGACTTTGGTTTTGTCATCAG ATCAAGCTCTTTGTTGGATCATTCTTCGAAGAAAGAACTTTACTTTAGTCTTTGTAACTCTCCAATTCTCCTTGACGGAGGCAAACTG AACTTTTTACTGGATAAGAAGACCGGAAAGAAATGTTTTATGGTGGCAGCAAGAGAACTTGAATTTTTCAATGGGGAACGTCTAAACACCGTGGTATTGGGGGCCCTCAGATTTCCAGAATCCAG GTTCTCAGAAGTGAGTCATTTCCCATTTTTCCGAAGGCTTAATATCCGTGGCAAGATTGCAAGTAAAATTCTGTCAAAGAGAACAACATATGTTGTTTATCTGGTGTACAAAGTGCAAGATGCATTTGACGGATTTGGAAGTGTCAATTCAGTTGTTAGATTTGTCAATTGCGAGAGCGACAATGAGGCTGAGGAACAACAAAAAGTCGGGAGAATTAGTGGATTTAATGCTCAAAGAAGAGTTGACGGATGGACAGAAATAAAAATGGGTAACTTTTTCAATGATAGCGGAGAGGATAGAGATGTTGAAGTATGTCTTTTCATGTTAAAGATCTATCTGGTGTCTAGTATTGCATGGTTTCACTCTGACATCCTAACTATTAGATTCAATATTTCTTTAAAAAGATAA
- the LOC104102637 gene encoding F-box protein PP2-B10-like gives MDSSYFSNFNQLIFAMDYFRLLPEGCISEILSFTSPKDAVSSSAISRGFKSAAESDVVWEKFLPSDYQHIISKSDSLLVSSSKKELYFSLCDSPILTDGGKLSFSLDKKTGKKCFMVAARELGITWGDTPQYWEWLPHPDSRFSEVAKLKWVCWLDILGKVETRILSKRTKYVVYLVFKLANRFYGLETVNAYVRLVGCESKHEAEERASITSLSRREGPGKKRPKRRIDGWMEIEMGTFFNDIGEDGDVEARLMEIIHLDGKAGLIVQGMEFRPEEEEEEEEEEEEEEEEGGRGRQF, from the exons aTGGATAGTTCATATTTTAGCAACTTTAATCAATTAATTTTTGCCATGGATTATTTTCGTTTATTGCCAGAAGGTTGCATATCGGAAATTCTCTCTTTTACTTCTCCAAAAGATGCTGTTAGTTCCTCAGCTATCTCACGAGGATTCAAGTCTGCTGCTGAATCTGACGTCGTTTGGGAGAAATTTTTGCCCTCTGATTATCAACATATTATCTCTAAATCAGACTCACTCTTGGTTTCTTCTTCCAAAAAAGAGCTTTATTTTAGTCTCTGCGACTCCCCAATTCTCACTGATGGCGGCAAACTG AGTTTTTCACTGGATAAGAAGACTGGGAAAAAATGTTTTATGGTGGCAGCAAGAGAACTTGGTATTACATGGGGTGATACACCACAGTATTGGGAATGGTTACCTCACCCGGACTCCAg attCTCAGAAGTTGCTAAACTCAAGTGGGTTTGTTGGCTTGATATCCTAGGCAAAGTTGAAACTCGAATATTGTCGAAAAGAACCAAATATGTTGTTTATCTAGTATTCAAATTGGCAAACAGATTTTATGGCCTTGAAACTGTTAATGCATATGTTAGACTTGTTGGTTGTGAGAGTAAACATGAAGCTGAGGAACGAGCTAGTATTACGAGCCTTTCAAGACGAGAAGGACCTGGTAAGAAGCGACCAAAGAGAAGAATTGATGGATGGATGGAAATAGAAATGGGAACCTTTTTCAATGATATAGGAGAAGATGGAGATGTTGAAGCGCGATTAATGGAGATTATACATCTCGATGGAAAAGCTGGCCTCATTGTTCAAGGAATGGAGTTTCGTccggaggaggaggaagaagaagaagaagaggaggaggaggaggaggaggaaggagGTAGAGGAAGACAGTTTTGA
- the LOC138903388 gene encoding uncharacterized mitochondrial protein AtMg00810-like translates to MGFKQSHYDYLLFIRGVNGDTVIIIVYVDNLLITGNHDKLLCDTRVELQKKFKMKDLGELKCFLGIEFSRSKEGILMCQRKYALELISEAGLGGAKPSGTPLELNQKLTSVEYDKCIQN, encoded by the coding sequence ATGGGGTTTAAACAGAGTCACTATGACTATTTATTGTTCATTAGAGGAGTTAATGGTGATACAGTTATCATCATTGTGTATGTGGATAACCTGCTGATCACAGGGAACCATGATAAGTTATTGTGTGACACCAGAGTAGAGTTGCAGAAGAAGTTCAAGATGAAGGACTTAGGGGAATTGAAATGCTTCCTGGGAATTGAATTTTCCAGATCAAAGGAAGGGATCCTTATGTGTCAAAGAAAGTATGCACTTGAGTTAATATCTGAAGCAGGTTTAGGTGGAGCAAAGCCTTCTGGTACACCATTGGAGTTGAATCAAAAACTCACATCTGTAGAGTATGACAAGTGCATTCAGAACTGA